In the Setaria italica strain Yugu1 chromosome VI, Setaria_italica_v2.0, whole genome shotgun sequence genome, one interval contains:
- the LOC111257636 gene encoding uncharacterized protein LOC111257636: MTTPGTTAMFAGLAILLFSVSAGFNSGADGFGLLLCFAGVLAGANIVAVGILAPVVPAVLAEARALAEFIRRNLAVVGLVMASCAVTAISGEAGQVLCFGMFALLLLGLALISVGILRLTQMH; this comes from the coding sequence ATGACCACTCCGGGCACCACGGCGATGTTCGCCGGCCTTGCCATCTTGCTGTTCTCCGTCAGCGCCGGATTCAACTCCGGCGCCGACGGATTCGGCTTGCTACTCTGCTTCGCGGGGGTTCTCGCCGGCGCCAACATCGTCGCCGTCGGCATCCTGGCGCCCGTCGTCCCGGCGGTGTTGGCCGAGGCACGTGCTCTCGCAGAGTTCATTCGTCGCAACCTCGCCGTCGTGGGGCTCGTGATGGCTTCCTGCGCCGTCACCGCGATCTCCGGCGAAGCAGGCCAGGTGCTCTGCTTCGGCATGtttgctctgctcctcctcggcctcgcccTGATCAGCGTTGGGATTCTTCGCCTCACCCAGATGCATTGA
- the LOC105914540 gene encoding protein DETOXIFICATION 16-like: MGLACVPLAAVWANVGRILVFLGQDSAIAAEAGAYARCLIPSIFLSVPLQCHVRFLQAQSLVHPVMASTGATALCHAAVCWALVYKAGMGSKGAALSNAISCAANLVMLAVYVRTSSACRCTWNGFSMEMFEFEELRSFAALAVPSGFMIW, translated from the coding sequence ATGGGGCTCGCCTGCGTCCCCTTGGCCGCCGTCTGGGCGAACGTCGGCCGGATCCTGGTGTTCCTCGGCCAGGAcagcgccatcgccgccgaggccggcgcCTACGCGCGGTGCCTCATCCCGTCCATCTTCCTGAGCGTGCCGCTGCAGTGTCACGTGCGGTTCCTGCAGGCGCAGAGCCTCGTCCACCCCGTAATGGCGAGCACGGGCGCCACGGCGCTCTGCCACGCCGCCGTGTGCTGGGCGCTCGTGTACAAGGCCGGCATGGGGAGCAAGGGCGCCGCGCTCAGCAATGCCATCTCGTGTGCTGCCAACTTGGTGATGCTGGCTGTGTACGTCAGGACGTCGAGCGCCTGCAGGTGTACATGGAACGGCTTCTCCATGGAGATGTTTGAGTTTGAGGAGCTTCGATCGTTCGCCGCCCTCGCCGTGCCGTCCGGGTTCATGATATGGTGA